A single Epinephelus fuscoguttatus linkage group LG13, E.fuscoguttatus.final_Chr_v1 DNA region contains:
- the dgkh gene encoding diacylglycerol kinase eta isoform X3 codes for MHNWYACSHARPTFCNVCKDSLSGVTSHGLSCEVCKFKAHKRCAVRATNNCKWTTLASIGKDIIEDEDGIAMPHQWLEGNLPVSAKCAVCDKTCGSVLRLQDWRCLWCKAMVHTACMDLYPRKCPLGQCKVSIIPPTALNSIDSDGFWKATCPPSCASPLLVFVNSKSGDNQGVKFLRRFKQLLNPAQVFDLVNGGPHLGLRLFQKFDNFRILVCGGDGSVGWVLSEIDKLNLHKQCQLGVLPLGTGNDLARVLGWGPSCDDDTQLPQILEKLERASTKMLDRWSIMTYEIKIPPKHSCPTTPEGADDCQFHISAYEDSVAAHLTKILNSEQHSVVISSAKILCETVKDFVAKVGKAYEKSTENAEECDTMSLKCAILNEKLDSLLQTLNAECPALPSLPHSTPPIVEEEQEEEEEEEEASEESLTELKEKLEEEETEKGGGGAPHQLFKSREQLMLRANSLKKAVRQIIEQAERVVDEQNAHTDDTELPSPLEFRKDSEEENRDSEKDEDTKELEAVTSAKSPCSPTERRVSRSTQSYGSFTITPFTTSKENLPVLNTRIICPGLRAGLAASIAGSSIISKMLLANIDPFGATPFIDPDLDSLEGYMEKCVMNNYFGIGLDAKISLEFNNKREEHPEKCRSRTKNMMWYGVLGTKELLQRTYKNLEQKVQLECDGQYIPLPSLQGIAVLNIPSYAGGTNFWGGTKEDDIFCAPSFDDKILEVVAVFGSMQMAVSRVIKLQHHRIAQCRTVKITILGDEGVPIQVDGEAWIQPPGVIKIQHKNRAQMLTRDRAFENTLKSWEDKLKYDKPPLRPHLYPQQSVDLATEDEAALVQMCARAAEELITRICEAAKTNGLLEQELAHAVNAASHAINKTHPKFPESLTRNTAIEVASTVKALYNETESLLLGRVSLQLDPPEEEQLSSALQSLELELGKLGEIPWLYHILQPNDEEDHSLGYGKRNSRSSMFRIVPKFKKEKAAKKTSPQSVERWGTEEVGVWLEQLSLGEYRDTFIRHDIRGSELLHLERRDLKDLGISKVGHMKRILQGTKDLAKASMVDL; via the exons ATTGCAATGCCTCACCAGTGGTTGGAAGGCAACCTGCCCGTCAGTGCCAAGTGTGCCGTGTGTGATAAGACATGTGGCAGCGTACTGAGACTGCAGGACTGGCGCTGCCTCTGGTGCAAAGCTATG GTGCACACAGCCTGTATGGACCTGTACCCTCGCAAGTGTCCTCTCGGTCAGTGCAAAGTCTCCATCATTCCCCCTACGGCGCTCAACAGCATTGACTCCGACG GCTTCTGGAAGGCCACCTGTCCCCCGTCATGTGCCAGTCCCCTCCTGGTCTTTGTCAACTCCAAAAGCGGCGACAACCAGGGAGTGAAATTCCTGCGACGCTTCAAGCAGCTCCTCAACCCGGCTCAAGTCTTCGACCTGGTCAACGGAGGGCCGCACCTCGG tttgCGCCTGTTCCAGAAGTTTGACAACTTCCGGATCCTggtgtgtggaggagatggcAGTGTGGGCTGGGTCCTCTCAGAGATCGACAAACTCAATCTTCACAAACAG TGCCAGCTGGGGGTGTTGCCCTTGGGCACGGGCAACGATCTGGCACGGGTGCTTGGCTGGGGCCCTTCGTGCGACGATGACACCCAGCTGCCCCAGATCCTGGAGAAGTTAGAGAGGGCCAGCACCAAGATGCTGGACCGCTGGAGCATCATGACCTACGAGATTAAGATCCCTCCCAAACACAGCTGCCCCACCACGCCCGAGGGAGCCGACGACTGCCAG TTTCACATTTCAGCCTACGAAGACTCAGTAGCTGCTCACCTCACAAAGATCCTCAACTCTGAGCAGCACTCTGTGGTCATCTCCTCCGCCAA gATCCTGTGTGAAACAGTGAAAGATTTTGTTGCCAAAGTTGGGAAAGCCTACGAGAAAAGCACAGAGAACGCCGAGGAGTGCGACACTATGTCTCTCAAA TGTGCCATCCTGAATGAGAAACTGGACTCCCTCCTCCAGACCCTCAACGCAGAGTGCCCAGCTCTACCGTCGCTCCCCCACTCCACCCCTCCCATcgtggaggaggagcaggaggaggaggaagaggaggaggaggccagTGAGGAGAGCCTGACGGAGCTGAAGGagaagctggaggaggaggagacggagaaaggaggaggaggtgctcCACACCAGCTGTTTAAGAGCAGGGAGCAGCTGATGCTGCGGGCCAACAGTCTGAAGAAAGCAGTGCGACAGATCATAGAACAGGCTGAgagag TGGTGGACGAGCAGAACGCCCATACGGACGACACCGAGCTGCCGTCTCCCCTGGAGTTCAGGAAGGACAGCGAGGAGGAGAACAGAGACAGTGAGAAGGATGAAGACACCAAGGAGCTGGAAGCAGTGACAT CTGCTAAGAGTCCCTGTTCTCCCACGGAGAGGAGGGTGAGCCGCAGCACCCAGTCCTACGGCTCCTTCACCATCACCCCCTTCACCACCAGCAAGGAGAACCTCCCAGTGCTCAACACACGCATCATCTGCCccg gcttgCGGGCAGGACTGGCTGCCTCCATCGCTGGCAGCTCCATCATTAGCAAGATGCTGCTGGCTAACATCGACCCCTTTGGTGCCACGCCCTTCATCGACCCCGACCTCGACTCGCT AGAGGGCTACATGGAGAAGTGTGTGATGAACAACTACTTCGGCATCGGCCTGGACGCCAAGATCTCCCTGGAGTTCAACAACAAGCGGGAGGAGCATCCAGAGAAATGCAG GAGTCGtaccaaaaacatgatgtggtACGGTGTTTTGGGCACAAAGGAGCTCCTGCAGAGAACCTACAAGAACCTGGAGCAGAAGGTCCAGCTGGAG TGTGACGGCCAGTACATCCCCCTGCCCAGCCTTCAGGGGATCGCAGTGTTAAACATTCCCAGCTACGCAGGCGGAACCAACTTCTGGGGCGGCACCAAGGAGGATGAT ATCTTCTGCGCTCCATCGTTTGATGATAAGATCCTGGAAGTCGTGGCTGTGTTTGGGAGCATGCAGATGGCTGTGTCCAGAGTCATCAAGCTGCAGCACCACCGCATAGCACAG TGTCGAACAGTGAAGATCACCATCCTGGGTGATGAGGGGGTTCCCATCCAGGTGGACGGTGAGGCCTGGATCCAGCCGCCAGGAGTCATCAAGATCCAGCACAAGAACAGAGCTCAGATGCTCACCAGAGACcgg GCGTTTGAGAACACGTTGAAGTCGTGGGAGGACAAGTTGAAGTACGATAAGCCTCCTCTGCGTCCTCACCTCTACCCTCAGCAGTCCGTGGATCTGGCTACAGAGGACGAGGCCGCCCTGGTGCAGATGTGCGCCCGCGCTGCAGAGGAGCTCATTAcaag GATATGTGAGGCTGCGAAGACCAATGGGCTTTTAGAGCAGGAGCTGGCTCATGCTGTTAACGCCGCATCTCACGCCATCAACAAAACACATCCTAAGTTCCCAGAG agtcTGACCAGAAACACAGCTATAGAGGTGGCCAGCACTGTCAAAGCTCTGTACAACGAGACCGAGTCTCTGCTGCTGGGCCGAGTCTCTCTG CAGCTGGACCCGCCGGAGGAGGAGCAGCTGTCCAGTGCTCTGCAGAGTTTGGAGTTGGAACTGGGCAAACTGGGAGAGATCCCCTGGCTCTACCACATACTGCAGCCCAATGATGAGGAG GACCACTCTCTGGGTTACGGCAAGAGGAACAGTCGCAGCAGCATGTTTCGCATAGTGCCCAAGTTCAAGAAGGAGAAGGCCGCCAAGAAGACGAGTCCTCAGTCAG tggaaAGATGGGGCACAGAGGAGGTGGGCGTCTGGCTGGAACAGCTGAGTCTGGGGGAGTACAGAGACACCTTCATTCGACACGACATCCGAGGCTCGGAGCTGCTGCACCTGGAGAGGAGGGACCtgaag GATCTGGGGATATCGAAAGTGGGTCATATGAAGAGAATTCTCCAGGGAACTAAGGACTTGGCCAAGGCCTCTATGGTTGACCTCTAA